In Lotus japonicus ecotype B-129 chromosome 5, LjGifu_v1.2, one genomic interval encodes:
- the LOC130719464 gene encoding uncharacterized protein LOC130719464, with protein MSSFPSSDERTVASSLLLLLSTSPSPSLSTPKFDSDSDDDDQVAEGSINEESFKESSVSWCSNSFSSSSLINDDSESSEDDDDIRSLTVSSFSATDRYHQMKFKIARKTRSKVKLTSSCSVDRKMKAAATAMVSPVSVSGEATSCLSSSSSGISSARSLRYANRSRVADITSARVAPLLPATPRPVKKVASSPHLRRRGEAILKLLSHGGWSEVRIRQMLGDSPDTSKALRMLLRVNAVKRSGSGGRHDPFVYTIRCLLYEYFSA; from the exons ATGTCTTCGTTCCCGAGCTCCGACGAACGAACGGTTGCATCGTCACTGCTTCTTCTCCTTTCAACTTCTCCCTCTCCATCGCTTTCTACTCCAAA GTTCGACTCTGATTCCGACGACGACGATCAAGTTGCAGAGGGAAGCATAAACGAAGAGAGTTTCAAAGAAAGCTCAGTTTCATGGTGTTCCAACTCTTTCTCTTCGAGCTCCCTCATCAACGACGACTCTGAGTCTTCAGAGGACGACGACGACATCAGATCGCTTACGGTATCATCGTTCTCTGCCACCGATCGGTACCATCAGATGAAGTTCAAG ATTGCGAGGAAGACACGATCGAAGGTGAAATTGACCTCCTCCTGCTCCGTCGACCGGAAAATGAAAGCCGCCGCGACGGCGATGGTTTCTCCGGTTTCGGTCTCCGGCGAGGCCACATCTTGCTTATCGAGCAGCTCAAGCGGGATCTCCAGCGCGCGAAGCTTGCGCTATGCTAACAGAAGCAGAGTCGCCGACATCACGAGTGCGAGAGTGGCGCCACTGCTGCCGGCGACGCCGCGTCCTGTGAAGAAGGTCGCCAGTTCGCCGCATCTGCGCCGGCGTGGTGAAGCCATACTGAAGCTTCTCTCTCACGGTGGCTGGTCTGAAGTGAGGATCCGTCAAATGCTCGGTGATAGCCCGGACACTAGCAAAGCGCTTCGAAT GTTGTTGAGGGTGAATGCTGTGAAAAGATCAGGCTCTGGTGGGCGTCATGATCCATTTGTTTACACG ATTAGATGTTTGCTCTATGAATATTTTTCTGCTTAG